A single genomic interval of Musa acuminata AAA Group cultivar baxijiao chromosome BXJ3-4, Cavendish_Baxijiao_AAA, whole genome shotgun sequence harbors:
- the LOC135634542 gene encoding HMG1/2-like protein, translated as MRGGKSKAAASRKDSDKVAGKRKAAGDEDKKAKRGKVGKDANKPKRPPSAFFVFMEEFRKTFKEKHPDNKKVSVVSKAGGNNWKSMSEAEKAPYVDKAAKRKAEYEKSMTLYNKKQSEEVEGEGSDKSKSEVDDEEDGDGDGEEEEDEE; from the exons ATGAGAGGAGGCAAATCGAAGGCCGCGGCGTCGAGAAAGGATAGCGACAA GGTCGCCGGCAAGAGGAAGGCCGCCGGTGACGAGGACAAGAAAGCGAAGAGAGGGAAGGTCGGCAAGGACGCGAACAAGCCAAAGAGGCCTCCGAGTGCCTTCTTCGTGTTCAT GGAGGAGTTTAGGAAGACGTTCAAGGAGAAACACCCTGACAACAAGAAAGTGTCCGTT GTTAGCAAAGCTGGTGGCAACAACTGGAAATCCATGTCTGAAGCC GAGAAGGCTCCATATGTAGATAAGGCGGCCAAGCGGAAGGCAGAATACGAGAAGAGCATGACATTATACAACAAGAAGCAG TCCGAGGaagtggaaggagagggttctgacAAGTCTAAGTCTGAGGTGGATGATGAagaagatggagatggagatggagag gaagaagaggatgaggagtAA
- the LOC135636078 gene encoding uncharacterized protein LOC135636078 isoform X2, producing MAPSSWLPLFFLALYQLALPVEAAAKASPVVGNISRVDDAELFHVYYGQSFKVIKNSIDGKSYLLMQSNSRMAARTKYCTGRIKSFVVPLSNYSVDTTNLPVSFFELLGLLDNFKAMTSDQITSECVLKLLVIGSIQLVNKKDMQQLSQFTAHFISNVEEEQACNFAAFVPLDERTPLQRAEWIKYLATFTNSEVRANSVYDAVKANYICLTKVAASLTTKFKPIVAWVDYNQGIWSFAKESYKLQYVRDAGGENIDDTVSDNSYNISDPDDMDNFHAILCTVDVVIDQTYALDPAEYKLSTFLENMDTGDSSRFVFLTNQRLWRYDKRVYNSVIVVSSNAQ from the exons ATGGCTCCTTCATCTTGGTTGCCCTTGTTCTTCTTAGCCTTGTACCAGCTCGCGTTGCCAGTCGAGGCGGCGGCTAAGGCGTCTCCGGTGGTGGGCAACATTTCTAGGGTGGATGACGCGGAGCTGTTCCATGTGTACTATGGGCAGAGCTTCAAGGTCATCAAGAACAGCATTGATGGGAAGAGTTACCTCCTCATGCAG AGTAATTCTAGGATGGCTGCAAGAACAAAGTACTGCACCGGCAGGATCAAGTCCTTCGTCGTCCCACTCTCCAATTACTCTGTCGACACTACGAATCTTCCCG TGTCTTTCTTTGAG TTGCTGGGTCTGCTAGATAACTTCAAGGCAATGACATCAGACCAAATTACTTCGGAGTGTGTTCTTAAATTATTGGTTATTGGTAGTATCCAACTAGTCaataagaaagacatgcaacaactGTCGCAATTCACGGCACATTTCATAAGCAATGTAGAAGAAGAACAAGCCTGCAATTTTGCAGCTTTTGTACCTCTGGATGAAAGGACTCCCTTGCAG AGAGCAGAATGGATCAAGTACCTGGCTACTTTCACAAACTCAGAAGTCAGAGCAAATTCAGTATATGATGCT GTTAAAGCAAACTATATATGCTTAACAAAAGTTGCTGCAAGCCTTACGACCAAGTTCAAGCCGATCGTAGCTTGGGTGGATTACAACCAG GGAATATGGTCTTTTGCCAAAGAAAGTTATAAGTTGCAG TATGTAAGGGATGCAGGAGGAGAGAACATTGATGACACTGTCAGCGACAATAGCTATAATATTTCAGATCCTGATGATATGGACAATTTCCATGCAATCCTTTGT ACGGTGGATGTTGTGATCGATCAGACTTATGCATTGGATCCTGCAGAATACAAGTTATCGACATTTCTGGAGAACATGGACACGGGAGACAGCTCCCGGTTTGTCTTTCTGACCAATCAAAGGCTATGGCGTTACGATAAGAGGGTCTACAATTCTGTAATCGTTG TCTCATCAAATGCTCAGTAA
- the LOC135637314 gene encoding GDSL esterase/lipase At5g55050-like translates to MKVPPFPLHLLHLLPVAAALAFAGSEAAKVPAIYVFGDSTADVGNNNYLPGSNAKANFPHNGVDFPFSRPTGRFSNGYNGIDFLANHMGFRRSPPPFLSLTNKTNHQILRGLKGVNFASGGSGILDSTGSTITMTKQIQYFSTIRSNIVAQIASEPTYRLLSKSIFLISSGGNDIFAYFTKNSSPNATEKVRFIGALVSEYENHLKALYVLGARKFGIVDVPPIGCCPYPRSLNPTGDCLDILNEMSVGFNEAVKLLMHRLSSTLKGMKYSVGSSYAVVSGIIRNPAALGYKEIKTACCGAGKFNGESGCTPNATYCSERHRYLFWDLLHPTHATSKLAGVAIYYGSQRFASPINFRQLVVDVN, encoded by the exons ATGAAAGTTCCTCCTTTCCCACTTCACCTCCTCCATCTCCTGCCGGTTGCTGCTGCGCTTGCATTTGCAGGATCTGAAGCTGCCAAGGTTCCGGCGATCTACGTCTTCGGTGACTCGACGGCCGACGTCGGCAACAACAACTACTTGCCGGGGAGCAACGCCAAGGCCAACTTCCCCCACAACGGCGTCGACTTCCCTTTCTCGAGGCCCACAGGGAGGTTCAGCAATGGCTACAATGGTATTGACTTCTTAG CCAACCATATGGGCTTCAGGAGGAGCCCTCCACCATTCCTCTCCCTTACAAATAAGACCAATCACCAAATCTTGAGAGGACTAAAAGGTGTAAATTTTGCTTCGGGAGGATCAGGAATTCTGGACTCGACT GGAAGCACCATTACCATGACAAAGCAAATTCAATATTTCTCTACGATACGATCGAATATTGTGGCACAAATTGCTTCTGAGCCTACGTATCGTTTGCTGTCTAAATCTATCTTCCTTATCAGCAGCGGTGGCAATGACATATTTGCCTATTTTACGAAAAACAGCTCTCCGAATGCTACCGAGAAAGTTCGATTTATTGGTGCTCTTGTCTCGGAGTATGAGAACCATCTAAAG GCATTGTATGTTCTCGGAGCAAGGAAATTTGGGATAGTTGATGTCCCACCGATCGGATGCTGCCCATATCCAAGAAGCCTAAATCCTACAGGTGACTGCCTGGACATCTTGAATGAAATGTCTGTGGGGTTCAACGAAGCTGTGAAGTTGCTGATGCACAGACTTAGCTCAACATTGAAAGGGATGAAGTACTCTGTTGGAAGTTCTTATGCGGTGGTGTCTGGCATAATAAGAAACCCTGCAGCACTTG GTTACAAGGAGATCAAAACTGCATGCTGTGGAGCCGGAAAATTTAATGGCGAATCAGGATGCACCCCAAATGCTACCTACTGCTCCGAACGCCATCGTTACCTGTTCTGGGACCTCTTGCATCCAACACATGCAACATCCAAGCTTGCAGGAGTGGCCATCTACTATGGATCTCAACGATTTGCCAGTCCAATCAATTTTAGGCAGTTGGTGGTGGATGTGAATTAA
- the LOC135636078 gene encoding uncharacterized protein LOC135636078 isoform X1, giving the protein MAPSSWLPLFFLALYQLALPVEAAAKASPVVGNISRVDDAELFHVYYGQSFKVIKNSIDGKSYLLMQSNSRMAARTKYCTGRIKSFVVPLSNYSVDTTNLPVSFFELLGLLDNFKAMTSDQITSECVLKLLVIGSIQLVNKKDMQQLSQFTAHFISNVEEEQACNFAAFVPLDERTPLQRAEWIKYLATFTNSEVRANSVYDAVKANYICLTKVAASLTTKFKPIVAWVDYNQGIWSFAKESYKLQYVRDAGGENIDDTVSDNSYNISDPDDMDNFHAILCTVDVVIDQTYALDPAEYKLSTFLENMDTGDSSRFVFLTNQRLWRYDKRVYNSVIVDWFDGAISQPQLVLADLMEAFFPTGNYNTTFFRNLAKDEGVITINPELCDRSPSTPMDPTIVPCQ; this is encoded by the exons ATGGCTCCTTCATCTTGGTTGCCCTTGTTCTTCTTAGCCTTGTACCAGCTCGCGTTGCCAGTCGAGGCGGCGGCTAAGGCGTCTCCGGTGGTGGGCAACATTTCTAGGGTGGATGACGCGGAGCTGTTCCATGTGTACTATGGGCAGAGCTTCAAGGTCATCAAGAACAGCATTGATGGGAAGAGTTACCTCCTCATGCAG AGTAATTCTAGGATGGCTGCAAGAACAAAGTACTGCACCGGCAGGATCAAGTCCTTCGTCGTCCCACTCTCCAATTACTCTGTCGACACTACGAATCTTCCCG TGTCTTTCTTTGAG TTGCTGGGTCTGCTAGATAACTTCAAGGCAATGACATCAGACCAAATTACTTCGGAGTGTGTTCTTAAATTATTGGTTATTGGTAGTATCCAACTAGTCaataagaaagacatgcaacaactGTCGCAATTCACGGCACATTTCATAAGCAATGTAGAAGAAGAACAAGCCTGCAATTTTGCAGCTTTTGTACCTCTGGATGAAAGGACTCCCTTGCAG AGAGCAGAATGGATCAAGTACCTGGCTACTTTCACAAACTCAGAAGTCAGAGCAAATTCAGTATATGATGCT GTTAAAGCAAACTATATATGCTTAACAAAAGTTGCTGCAAGCCTTACGACCAAGTTCAAGCCGATCGTAGCTTGGGTGGATTACAACCAG GGAATATGGTCTTTTGCCAAAGAAAGTTATAAGTTGCAG TATGTAAGGGATGCAGGAGGAGAGAACATTGATGACACTGTCAGCGACAATAGCTATAATATTTCAGATCCTGATGATATGGACAATTTCCATGCAATCCTTTGT ACGGTGGATGTTGTGATCGATCAGACTTATGCATTGGATCCTGCAGAATACAAGTTATCGACATTTCTGGAGAACATGGACACGGGAGACAGCTCCCGGTTTGTCTTTCTGACCAATCAAAGGCTATGGCGTTACGATAAGAGGGTCTACAATTCTGTAATCGTTG ACTGGTTTGATGGAGCCATCTCCCAGCCACAGCTGGTTTTAGCAGATCTAATGGAGGCTTTCTTCCCAACAGGCAACTACAACACTACCTTCTTCAGAAACCTTGCCAAG GATGAAGGAGTAATCACGATAAATCCAGAACTCTGCGATCGAAGCCCTTCCACACCCATGGATCCTACCATCGTCCCTTGCCAGTGA